In the genome of Triticum urartu cultivar G1812 chromosome 5, Tu2.1, whole genome shotgun sequence, one region contains:
- the LOC125510159 gene encoding aspartate--tRNA ligase 2, cytoplasmic-like, whose amino-acid sequence MSSEPERPPPAPEAGVPAATVSNKQRKRDARKAEKAAKYAQQQKPAAEDPSPEHGQQKQQQPAAAEDDPSAANYGDVLPGEILPAAVPDGPWAEIGRLDKAAAGRSVLVRASAQAVYRGSKTKNVAFIELRRGMSTVQCVLAGSAQMMLFALSLPKESIVVVEGAVALLDNPLRYTTVREVEIQVRKLYCISRAAPKLPISVEDAGRSAEEFAKAEAKGVPLPCVGQDTRLDYRVIDLRTAAGQAVFRVQHQVENKFREYLSSKDFISIHTPKLISGSSEGGAAVFKLEYKNGKCACLAQSPQLHKQMAICGGFCRVFEVGSVFRAEDSNTHRHLCEFVGLDAEMEIMRHYFEVCDIVDGLFVELLRHLNENCKTELEAINRQYPFEPVKYLESTLRLSYEEGIQMLKEAGTEIEPMADLNTEAEKKLGQLVREKYDTDFFILYRYPLAARPFYTMPCYDNPAYSNSFDVFLRGEEIISGAQRIHEPELLAKRAVEHGIDKSSIKWYIESFRYGTPPHGGFGAGLERVVMLFCGLNNIRKASCFPRDPQRLSP is encoded by the exons ATGTCTTCCGAGCCCGAGAGACCGCCGCCCGCCCCCGAAGCGGGCGTCCCCGCAGCCACCGTCAGCAATAAACAACGGAAGAGGGACGCCCGGAAGGCCGAGAAGGCGGCCAAGTACGCGCAGCAGCAGAAGCCCGCCGCCGAGGACCCCTCGCCGGAGCACGGGCAGCAGAAGCAGCAgcagcccgccgccgccgaggacGACCCCTCGGCGGCCAACTACGGCGACGTCCTCCCCGGGGAGATCCTCCCCGCGGCGGTCCCCGACGGACCGTGGGCCGAGATCGGCCGCCTCGACAAGGCCGCCGCCGGCCGCTCCGTGCTGGTccgcgcgtcggcgcaggcggtcTACCGCGGGTCCAAGACCAAGAACGTGGCCTTTATCGAGCTGCGGCGGGGGATGAGCACCGTGCAGTGCGTGCTCGCCGGCAGCGCCCAGATGATGCTCTTCGCCTTGTCCCTCCCCAAGGAGTCGATCGTCGTCGTGGAGGGCGCCGTCGCCCTCCTCGACAACCCCCTCAGATACACCACAGTGCGAGAG GTGGAGATTCAGGTGAGGAAGCTCTACTGCATCAGCAGGGCCGCCCCGAAGCTACCGATCAGCGTGGAGGATGCCGGCCGGAGTGCGGAGGAGTTTGCAAAAGCTGAAGCA AAGGGGGTGCCACTTCCGTGCGTTGGTCAGGACACACGCTTGGACTATCGAGTTATTGACCTGCGCACAGCGGCGGGTCAAGCCGTTTTCCGTGTACAGCATCAAGTTGAAAAC AAATTCAGGGAATATCTGTCGTCAAAAGACTTTATTAGCATCCACACTCCGAAGCTGATTTCAGGGTCAAGTGAAGGTGGAGCAGCAGTATTCAAACTTGAATATAAGAATGGCAAGTGTGCCTGTTTAGCACAATCGCCTCAGCTGCACAAGCAGATGGCTATCTGTGGTGGGTTCTGTCGTGTCTTTGAGGTTGGGTCTGTGTTTAGAGCTGAAGATTCCAACACACATAGGCATCTGTGTGAGTTTGTTGGTTTGGACGCTGAAATGGAGATTATGAGGCACTACTTTGAG GTTTGCGATATTGTGGATGGATTATTTGTAGAATTGCTCAGACACTTGAATGAAAATTGCAAGACGGAACTTGAGGCAATTAATAGGCAGTATCCGTTTGAACCAGTGAAG TACCTAGAGAGTACCTTGAGGCTCAGTTACGAGGAAGGAATACAAATGTTGAAG GAAGCTGGAACAGAAATCGAGCCTATGGCTGACCTCAACACTGAAGCTGAGAAAAAACTTGGTCAGCTTGTTAGGGAGAA GTATGACACTGATTTTTTCATTCTTTATCGATATCCTTTGGCGGCACGCCCCTTCTACACCATGCCTTGCTATGACAACCCAGCGTACAGCAACTCATTTGATGTCTTCCTTCGAG GTGAGGAAATAATTTCCGGAGCACAAAGAATACATGAACCCGAGCTGCTGGCCAAACGTGCGGTCGAGCATGGAATCGATAAGAGTTCTATCAAGTGGTACATCGAATCGTTTAG GTACGGCACACCTCCTCATGGCGGGTTCGGGGCCGGGTTGGAGAGGGTGGTCATGTTGTTCTGCGGACTGAACAACATCCGGAAGGCATCGTGTTTCCCTCGTGACCCGCAGAGGCTGAGTCCATGA